The following proteins are co-located in the Tachysurus vachellii isolate PV-2020 chromosome 17, HZAU_Pvac_v1, whole genome shotgun sequence genome:
- the LOC132860259 gene encoding odorant receptor 131-2-like: MSVSNDSIVEVLLIHQQFFQFVLTEGLVSKVCFVILMSLFFIYLNAIMLYTLRSKPVFKETPRYILFNHMLFNDSIQLFVTTLLYILSFAYLKLVMAACAFLVFISSTTFRNAPLNLALMSLERYVAINFPLRHAEIATQKKTYIAIGIIWCMSMIQLIIDLLYVLLTDPKLFSSQIFCSRERLFIKQWQVDAYQGVNMFYFVSVSVIILFTYIRILITTRSITSNKASAAKAHKTVLLHIIQLGLCLTSFLFSIIERAAAMSSTSTSLFIDLRYLNYLFVLILPRCLSPLIYGLRDDAIRPLFTYYFRCATGKRRSVSVH; this comes from the coding sequence ATGTCAGTTTCTAATGATAGCATAGTTGAAGTTTTGCTTATACATCAGCAATTTTTCCAGTTTGTTCTGACTGAAGGATTAGTATCAAAAGTCTGTTTTGTAATTTTAATGTCTCTGTTCTTTATCTATTTGAATGCTATCATGCTCTATACTCTTCGGAGTAAGCCTGTTTTTAAAGAGACACCACGCTACATTCTGTTTAACCACATGCTTTTTAATGACTCGATTCAGCTCTTTGTTACGACTTTGTTGTATATTTTAAGCTTCGCCTATCTCAAGTTAGTCATGGCTGCTTGtgcttttttagtttttatttctagCACAACTTTCCGTAATGCACCTTTAAACCTGGCTCTGATGTCATTAGAGCGTTATGTGGCTATAAACTTTCCTCTAAGACATGCTGAAATAGCCACTCAGAAAAAAACTTATATTGCTATTGGAATTATTTGGTGTATGAGTATGATACAACTTATAATTGATTTGCTTTATGTATTATTGACTGATCCTAAATTATTTTCATCACAAATATTTTGCTCAAGAGAAAGGCTCTTCATAAAGCAATGGCAAGTAGATGCTTATCAGGGGGTTAATATGTTCTactttgtgtcagtgtctgtgatcATCCTTTTCACTTATATTAGAATTTTGATCACAACCAGATCCATCACCTCCAATAAAGCCTCTGCTGCAAAAGCTCACAAGACTGTGCTGTTGCACATCATTCAGCTGGGCCTGTGCCTCACCTCTTTTCTTTTTAGCATTATAGAGCGAGCTGCAGCAATGagcagcaccagcaccagcctCTTTATAGACCTGCGTTAtctaaactatttatttgttctgATCTTGCCACGCTGCTTAAGCCCACTCATCTATGGACTGAGAGATGATGCTATAAGACCCTTATTCACCTACTACTTTCGCTGTGCCACAGGCAAACGCAGGTCTGTCAGTGTACACtga
- the LOC132860271 gene encoding odorant receptor 131-2-like: protein MSVSNDSTVKDLLIYQQIFLLAMTEGKISKVIFSILMSLFFIYLNTIMVYTLWSKTVFKVTPRYILFNHMLFNDSIHLIFSSLLYILVLASLKLVMAACTVLVFVSGTTFYNAPLILAVMSLERYVAINFPLRHAEIATQKRTYIAIGIIWYMSMMHFIIDLFYVLLTDPTVFSSQIYCTREKLFIKQWQVDLRQGFNIFFFVSVSVIILFTYIRILNTARSISTNKASALKAHKTVLLHIIQLGLCLTSFLYSSIERAAAMTSTSSSLFADLRYLNYLFVLILPRCLSPLIYGLRDDAVRPLFIYYFCCARGKRRTTVNVH, encoded by the coding sequence aTGTCAGTTTCTAATGATAGCACAGTTAAGGATTTGCTTATATATCAGCAAATATTCCTGCTTGCAATGACTGAAGGCAAAATATCAAAAGTCATATTTTCAATATTAATGTCTCTGTTCTTCATCTATTTAAATACTATCATGGTCTATACTCTTTGGAGTAAGACTGTTTTTAAAGTGACACCACGCTACATTCTGTTTAACCACATGCTTTTCAATGACTCGATACAtctcattttttcctctttgttgtATATTTTAGTTCTGGCCTCTCTCAAATTAGTCATGGCTGCTTGTActgttttagtttttgtttcagGCACAACTTTCTATAACGCACCTTTAATCCTGGCTGTGATGTCACTAGAGCGTTATGTGGCTATAAACTTTCCTCTAAGACATGCTGAAATAGCCACTCAGAAAAGAACTTATATTGCTATTGGAATTATTTGGTATATGAGTATGATGCACTTCATAATTGActtgttttatgtattattgaCTGATCCTACGGTTTTTTCATCGCAAATATATTGCACAAGAGAAAAACTCTTCATAAAGCAATGGCAAGTAGATCTTCGACAGGGCTTTAACATATTCttctttgtgtcagtgtctgtgatcATCCTTTTCACTTATATTAGAATTTTGAACACAGCCAGGTCCATTTCCACGAATAAAGCCTCTGCTTTAAAAGCTCACAAGACTGTGCTGCTGCACATCATTCAGCTGGGCCTGTGCCTTACTTCCTTTCTTTATAGCTCCATAGAGCGAGCTGCAGCAATGACCAGCACCAGCAGCAGTCTTTTTGCAGATCTGCGTTATCTAAACTATTTGTTTGTGCTGATCTTGCCACGCTGCTTAAGCCCACTCATCTATGGACTGAGGGATGATGCTGTAAGACCTTTATTTATCTACTATTTTTGCTGTGCAAGAGGCAAACGCAGGACTACTGTCAATGTACACTGA
- the LOC132860258 gene encoding odorant receptor 131-2-like → MSVSNDSIVEVLLIYQQFFQFVLTEGLVARVCFVILMSLFFIYLNALMVYTLWSKPVFKETPRYILFNHMLFNDSIQLFVTTLLYILSFAYLKLVMAACAFLVFISSTTFRNAPLNLALMSLERYVAINFPLRHAEIATQKKTYIAIGIIWCMSMIQFIIDLLYVLLTDPKFFSSQIFCSRERLFIKQWQVDAYQGVNMFYFVSVSVIILFTYIRILITARSISTNKASALKAHKTVLLHIIQLGLCLTSFLYSSIERAAAMTSTSSSLFADLRYLNYLFVLILPRCLSPLIYGLRDDAVRPLFIYYFCCARGKRRSTVNVH, encoded by the coding sequence ATGTCAGTTTCTAATGATAGCATAGTTGAAGTTTTGCTTATATATCAGCAATTTTTCCAGTTTGTTCTGACTGAAGGATTAGTAGCAAGAGTCTGTTTTGTAATTTTAATGTCTCTGTTCTTTATCTATTTGAATGCTCTCATGGTCTATACTCTTTGGAGTAAGCCTGTTTTTAAAGAGACACCACGCTACATTCTGTTTAACCACATGCTTTTTAATGACTCGATTCAGCTCTTTGTTACGACTTTGTTGTATATTTTAAGCTTCGCCTATCTCAAGTTAGTCATGGCTGCTTGtgcttttttagtttttatttctagCACAACTTTCCGTAATGCACCTTTAAACCTGGCTCTGATGTCATTAGAGCGTTATGTGGCTATAAACTTTCCTCTAAGACATGCTGAAATAGCCACTCAGAAAAAAACTTATATTGCTATTGGAATTATTTGGTGTATGAGTATGATACAATTTATAATTGACTTGCTTTATGTATTATTGACTGATCCTAAATTTTTTTCATCACAAATATTTTGCTCAAGAGAAAGGCTTTTCATAAAGCAATGGCAAGTAGATGCTTATCAGGGGGTTAATATGTTCTactttgtgtcagtgtctgtgatcATCCTTTTCACTTATATTAGAATTTTGATCACAGCCAGGTCCATTTCCACGAATAAAGCCTCTGCTTTAAAAGCTCACAAGACTGTGCTGCTGCACATCATTCAGCTGGGCCTGTGCCTTACTTCCTTTCTTTATAGCTCCATAGAGCGAGCTGCAGCAATGACCAGCACCAGCAGCAGTCTTTTTGCAGATCTTCGTTATCTAAACTATTTGTTTGTGCTGATCTTGCCACGCTGCTTAAGCCCACTCATCTATGGACTGAGGGATGATGCTGTAAGACCTTTATTTATCTACTATTTTTGTTGTGCAAGAGGCAAACGCAGGTCTACTGTCAATGTACACTGA
- the LOC132860275 gene encoding odorant receptor 131-2-like, which yields MSVSNDSIVEVLLIYQQFFQFVLTEGLVARACFAILMSLFFIYLNAIMVYTLWSKPVFKETPRYILFNHMLFNDSIQLFVTTLLYILSFAYLKLVMAACAFLVFISSTTFGNAPLNLALMSLERYVAINFPLRHAEIATQKKTYIAIGIIWCMSMIQFIIDLLYVLLSDPKFFSSQIFCSRERLFIKQWQVDAYQGVNMFYFVSVSVIILFTYIRILITARSISTNKASALKAHKTVLLHIIQLGLCLTSFLYSSIERAAAMTSTSSSLFVDLRYLNYLFVLILPRCLSPLIYGLRDDAVRPLFIYYFCCARGKRRSTVNVH from the coding sequence ATGTCAGTTTCTAATGATAGCATAGTTGAAGTTTTGCTTATATATCAGCAATTTTTCCAGTTTGTTCTGACTGAAGGATTAGTAGCAAGAGCCTGTTTTGCAATTTTAATGTCTCTGTTCTTTATCTATTTGAATGCTATCATGGTCTATACTCTTTGGAGTAAGcctgtttttaaagaaacaccACGCTACATTCTGTTTAACCACATGCTTTTTAATGACTCGATTCAGCTCTTTGTTACGACTTTGTTGTATATTTTAAGCTTCGCCTATCTCAAGTTAGTCATGGCTGCTTGtgcttttttagtttttatttctagCACAACTTTCGGTAATGCACCTTTAAACCTGGCTCTGATGTCATTAGAGCGTTATGTGGCTATAAACTTTCCTCTAAGACATGCTGAAATAGCCACTCAGAAAAAAACTTATATTGCTATTGGAATTATTTGGTGTATGAGTATGATACAATTTATAATCGACTTGCTTTATGTATTATTGTCTGATCCTAAATTTTTTTCATCACAAATATTTTGCTCAAGAGAAAGGCTTTTCATAAAGCAATGGCAAGTAGATGCTTATCAGGGGGTTAATATGTTCTactttgtgtcagtgtctgtgatcATCCTTTTCACTTATATTAGAATTTTGATCACAGCCAGGTCCATTTCCACGAATAAAGCCTCTGCTTTAAAAGCTCACAAGACCGTGCTGCTGCACATCATTCAGCTGGGCCTGTGCCTTACTTCCTTTCTTTATAGCTCCATAGAGCGAGCTGCAGCAATGACCAGCACCAGCAGCAGTCTTTTTGTAGATCTTCGTTATCTAAACTATTTGTTTGTGCTGATCTTGCCACGCTGCTTAAGCCCACTCATCTATGGACTGAGGGATGATGCTGTAAGACCTTTATTTATCTACTATTTTTGTTGTGCAAGAGGCAAACGCAGGTCTACTGTCAATGTACACTGA